The Deinococcus carri genome contains a region encoding:
- a CDS encoding gamma carbonic anhydrase family protein has translation MPLYALDGIRPDVHPTAFVAPSADLTGRVSVGEQASVWFGVAARGDIEAITIGPRCNVQDGAVLHTDPGFPCTLEEDVTVGHRAIVHGAHCAPGSLVGMGAVMLNGSRLGRGAVLAAGALLREGQEVPDGMLAVGVPARVVREVEAPGNAARYVEQAARYRRGLRAFGESQPNPAPGSSNEEQSGLTREDG, from the coding sequence ATGCCGCTGTACGCCCTCGACGGAATTCGCCCCGACGTTCACCCCACCGCCTTTGTTGCCCCCAGCGCCGACCTGACCGGGCGCGTGTCGGTCGGGGAGCAGGCCAGCGTGTGGTTCGGGGTGGCCGCCCGCGGCGACATCGAGGCCATCACTATCGGCCCGCGCTGCAACGTGCAGGACGGCGCGGTGCTGCACACCGACCCCGGCTTTCCCTGCACTCTGGAGGAGGACGTGACGGTGGGCCACCGCGCCATCGTCCACGGGGCACACTGCGCGCCGGGCAGCCTGGTCGGGATGGGTGCCGTGATGCTCAACGGCTCGCGGCTGGGGCGGGGGGCCGTGCTGGCCGCCGGGGCGCTGCTGCGCGAGGGCCAGGAGGTGCCGGACGGGATGCTGGCGGTGGGCGTGCCCGCGCGGGTGGTCCGCGAGGTGGAGGCCCCCGGCAACGCCGCGCGCTACGTGGAGCAGGCGGCCCGCTACCGCCGAGGCCTCCGGGCCTTCGGGGAGTCGCAGCCGAACCCGGCCCCAGGGAGCAGCAACGAAGAACAGTCCGGCCTGACGCGGGAGGACGGCTGA
- a CDS encoding NUDIX hydrolase yields the protein MASPSSPEQASPGQAPSEGASPGPVPGAGGVVLDADGRVLLVRYRSGAWAFPKGHVEPGETLEQTAVREVHEETGIRASPLAPLPDTRYTNDRGEARVIHWFVMRAAPDVSTTLEDTFPEGGFFAADVAAAMLTYPEDQHLLRAALALTREESRR from the coding sequence ATGGCTTCCCCTTCTTCTCCGGAACAGGCTTCTCCGGGCCAGGCTCCTTCCGAGGGGGCCTCCCCCGGCCCGGTTCCCGGTGCGGGCGGCGTCGTGCTGGACGCTGACGGGCGGGTGCTGCTGGTGCGCTACCGCAGCGGGGCCTGGGCCTTTCCCAAGGGCCACGTGGAACCGGGCGAGACGCTGGAGCAGACCGCCGTGCGCGAGGTCCACGAGGAAACGGGCATCCGCGCCTCCCCCCTGGCCCCCCTGCCTGACACCCGCTACACCAACGACCGGGGCGAGGCGCGGGTGATTCACTGGTTCGTGATGCGCGCCGCCCCCGACGTTTCCACCACCCTGGAGGACACTTTCCCGGAGGGCGGCTTCTTCGCGGCGGACGTGGCGGCGGCCATGTTAACCTACCCGGAAGACCAACACCTGCTGCGCGCTGCGCTGGCCCTCACGCGGGAGGAGTCCCGCCGGTGA